A stretch of DNA from Halioglobus japonicus:
GCTCGAAGCCAACGCCCTGTTCGGTAAAACTGGCCCGATGACCTCAGTGAAAGGTGTCATTCACTGCAGTGTCGCACTGACGGCTGTTATCTGGGCGTTGCTGGCTTTCCTGTAAGCACCAGGCAGTTCCTGAGAAGCCCGTTCGCGGGCTTCTTTTCGTTTGAATTTGCCGAAATTGTCGCTGGGGTGCCGGGCCTTGTTCCTGTAAGATAGCGTCCCAGTTCAGGAGAGGTGAGATATGCCCCAGATGACTGGTGAAAAGAAGTACAAGCGCATTCTGCTCAAGTTGAGCGGCGAGGCGCTGACCGGCAGTGAAGCTTTTGGCATTGACCCCAAAGTGCTCGACCAGATGGCGCTGGAAATCGGCCAGTTGGTTGGTATTGGTGTGCAGGTGGGCCTGGTAGTAGGTGGCGGTAATCTGTTCCGCGGCGCCGCGCTGCAGACAGCGGGTCTGGACCGGGTCACCGGTGACCATATGGGCATGCTGGCCACGGTGATGAATGCACTGGCACTGCGCGACGCGCTGGAACGCTCCAACATCTCAACCCAGGTCATGTCTGCGATTCCCATGAGTGGCGTGGTAGATCACTATGATCGCCGCAAGGCCATTCGAGCGTTGAATAACGGTGATGTGGTTATTTTTTCAGCAGGCACCGGTAACCCCTTCTTTACCACAGATTCGTCGGCCTGCCTTAGAGGCATCGAGGTCGATGCGGAGCTGGTGCTCAAGGCGACCAAGGTCGATGGCGTGTACTCGGCCGACCCCATGAAAGTGGCGGATGCCGTTAAGTATGATCGCCTCACTTACGATGAGGTGCTGGACAAAAAACTTGAGGTGATGGACCTCACCGCAATTTGCCTGTGTCGGGATCACGATATGCCGGTGCGGGTATTCGAAATGGAGAAGCAGGGCGCCCTGCTCAATATCGTCCGCGGTGGCGATGACGGTACTTTGATTGAACAATCGGCGCCACAGGAGGAATCATAAACGTGATCGACGATATTAAATCTGAAGCTGGAGAGCGCATGGGAAAAAGCCTCGACGCGCTGAATCACAATTTCAACAAAATCCGCACAGGCCGTGCGCACCCCAGCCTGCTTGATGGCCTGAAGGTAGAGTATTACGGTTCCGATACCCCCTGAATCAGGTGGCTAACGTGAACGTGGAAGATGCACGCACCCTGTCTCTGACTGCCTGGGACAAGACTATGATCCCGGCCATTGAAAAAGCGATTATGAAGTCCGACCTCGGCCTGAACCCGGCGACGGCAGGCGAGGTGATTCGTATCCCGATGCCGATGCTGACCGAGGAAACCCGCAAGGGCTATATTCGCCAGGCGCGCCAGGAGGCGGAGTCTGCTCGCGTCTCTATTCGCAATGCCCGTCGCGATGCCAATGGCATGCTCAAGGACCTCGTCAAGGAAAAGGAAATTTCTGAGGACGATGAGCGTCGCGGTCAGGATGAGGTGCAAAAGCTCACCGACGGCTTCGTTGCCAAAGTTGAAAAAATGTTGGCTGAGAAAGAAGCCGACCTCATGGAGATCTAGGGCCCTTAGCCCTGGTCTCAGCCATGTCTGAATCCAATTCGCGGGGCGAAACTGACAGTCGCGAAACCGTTGTGCCACGGCATGTTGCCATCATCATGGATGGCAACAATCGCTGGGCAAAGCGCAACGGCGTTCCCGGCCCAGCCGGCCATCGCGCCGGCGTAGAAGCAGTCCGCAATATTCTCCGAGCCTGCCGTAACCACGGCGTTGAAGTGCTCACCCTATTTGCTTTCAGCAGTGAAAACTGGGGTCGTCCGCTGCCCGAGGTGCGGGCATTGCTGGCCCTGTTGTCGCGCTATTTGCGCAGTGAAGTGCGCGAACTGCACAAGGACGGTATTCGCCTGCGGTTTATTGGCGAGCGCTCGCGATTCAGTGGCCGCCTGCAGCGCTTGATGCAGCAGTCTGAACATCTCACTGCTGGCAATACCGAGGCCACTGTCGTGATTGCGGTAGATTACGGCGGCCAGTGGGACATCGCCCAGGTAGCGCAAAAGCTGGCCCGCCAGGCCCAATTGGGAGAGCTTGACCCCGACAGCATCGACGCTCAGATGATTGATCGGAATATCTCTATTGCCGACCTGCCGCGCCCCGACCTTTGCATACGCACCGGGGGCGATGCTCGTATCAGTAATTTCATGCTGTGGCATTTCGCTTACAGTGAGCTGTATTTCACGAACACTCTGTGGCCTGATTTTGGCGAACTGGAATTCGCCCGGGCGCTGGCTGACTATAGCCGCCGCGAACGGCGTTTCGGGCTGCGTGATCCCGATGGCCTGGTGGCAGGAGCAGATCTCGATGCTTAAGCAGCGCATTATTACTGCGCTGATAATGGCGGGCCTCTTTCTCGCCGCTATCGCCTTTCTCTCGGTCCCTGCTCTGGCGTTGGCGATTGCCCTGATTGTGCTCGCCGGCGGTTGGGAATGGTCGCGTCTGGCCGGCTGGGAAAGTGCCCCTGCCAGAGGCCTGTTTGTAGCAGTGCTGGGCAGCGTACTGGGTGTTATCTACGTAACATGCGGCTTGGGTCAAAACCCGGCTCGTGAACAGGTTCAGCCGATTCTTGGTCTGGCGACCCTGTGGTGGTCATTTGCCCTGTTGTGGATTAAGTCCTACCCGGGAAGTGCGGTGCTCTGGAGTAACCGGTGGATGCGCTCCCTGATCGGGTTGCTGGTGCTTGCGCCGGCCTGGACAGCGGCGATCTACCTGCTGAGCTTCTCTCAGGGAGGCCTGTTGTTGATTTCCATGGTGGTCATCGTTGTGGCAGCGGATGTCGGTGCGTATTTCAGCGGGAAGTCCCTGGGCAAACACAAGCTGGCGCCGGCGGTCAGCCCGCGAAAACCTGGGAGGGTTTCTGGGGTGGTGAGATTGCCGCTGCTGCGGTCGGTGTTGCGTTGTGGTTTTTCCTGCCCGCCCAGGGCGCACATATTTCCCTGCTGGCCGTGCTGGCCATTGTAGTGGCGACCAGTATTGCCTCAGTCGTGGGTGACCTGACCGTCAGCATGGTCAAACGCGAAAGTGGCTGCAAAGACAGCGGTAGCCTGCTGCCGGGTCACGGTGGTTTCCTCGACCGTCTCGACAGTCTCTGTGGAGCCGCACCGGTATTTACCCTGGGTCTGGTTCTGGCG
This window harbors:
- the pyrH gene encoding UMP kinase yields the protein MPQMTGEKKYKRILLKLSGEALTGSEAFGIDPKVLDQMALEIGQLVGIGVQVGLVVGGGNLFRGAALQTAGLDRVTGDHMGMLATVMNALALRDALERSNISTQVMSAIPMSGVVDHYDRRKAIRALNNGDVVIFSAGTGNPFFTTDSSACLRGIEVDAELVLKATKVDGVYSADPMKVADAVKYDRLTYDEVLDKKLEVMDLTAICLCRDHDMPVRVFEMEKQGALLNIVRGGDDGTLIEQSAPQEES
- the uppS gene encoding polyprenyl diphosphate synthase; this encodes MSESNSRGETDSRETVVPRHVAIIMDGNNRWAKRNGVPGPAGHRAGVEAVRNILRACRNHGVEVLTLFAFSSENWGRPLPEVRALLALLSRYLRSEVRELHKDGIRLRFIGERSRFSGRLQRLMQQSEHLTAGNTEATVVIAVDYGGQWDIAQVAQKLARQAQLGELDPDSIDAQMIDRNISIADLPRPDLCIRTGGDARISNFMLWHFAYSELYFTNTLWPDFGELEFARALADYSRRERRFGLRDPDGLVAGADLDA